The proteins below come from a single Haliaeetus albicilla chromosome 22, bHalAlb1.1, whole genome shotgun sequence genomic window:
- the LOC138690367 gene encoding la-related protein 6-like has product GSFCDASDVLGADLLDCSYSVPDRQLVRRVASQVEFHLSDENLAKDAFLLKHVQKNKMGFVSIKLLTSLKKVKYLTHDWWLTLYTLRFSELLEVNEEGTKVRQVSSTGFSVSWVPIPESLLSVPPSRLLLAWELLTLEQDVLLLLQKNFLKTITRMFSPFGTIASIRILRPGRKLPSDVRKYTSDFPELLSKHCALVEYKSLGSASALRSLEDLGHQSCPRGESIRVVRLCGKGSKKTAGAEREVAEELVDQPGWKVQAVAATFPNGLGDSLLCSSPELNGAQALPPLLLHKDPAAPSWPGSNFKPSNFSNAFTGLLLASKVFPPLGTGLGTGSCYGLCSSTESTRGCGWGSGVGAWAPWPSSPSPDAKPLAGNPPAATWVPEPLGLRDAVLCLPHCCPKSGVIYPLCKMPI; this is encoded by the exons gggagcttctgcgatgcgagcgatgttctgggggctgatctcttggactgcagctactctgtccctgacaggcagctggtcaggagggttgcgtcccaggtggaattccacctctctgacgagaacctggccaaggatgctttcctcctgaaacatgtccagaagaacaagatgggcttcgtcagcatcaaactgctgacgtccttgaagaag GTGAAATACCTGACGCATGACTGGTGGCTGACGCTTTACACCCTGCGgttctcagagctgctggaggtgaacGAGGAGGGCACCAAAGTGAGGCA agtttcttcgactggcttttcggtatcatgGGTCCCCATCCCCGAGTCCCTGCTGAGTGTCCCCCCCAGCAgactgctgctggcctgggagctgctgaccCTGGAGCAGgacgtgctgctgctgctccagaagaatttcctcaagaccatcacgagGATGTTCAGCCCCTTCGGCACCATCGCCTCCATCCGCATCCTGCGGCCGGGCCGCAAGCTGCCCTCGGATGTGCGGAAATACACGTCAGACTTCCCCGAGCTGCTGAGCAAGCACTGCGCACTGGTGGAGTACAAGAGCCTGGGGAGCGCTTCAGCCTTGAGGAGCCTTGAGGACCTCGGCCACCAGAGCTGTCCGCGTGGCGAGAGCATCAGGGTGGTCCGGCTCTGCGGGAAGGGCTCCAAGAAGACAGCCGGGGCCGAGAGGGAGGTGGCGGAGGAGCTGGTGGACCAGCCGGGTTGGAAAGTGCAGGCGGTGGCCGCGACCTTCCCCAACGGCCTCGGggactccctgctctgcagctccccggagTTGAACGGTGCCCAGGCGCTGccacccctcctcctgcacAAGGACCCCGCGGCACCCTCCTGGCCCGGCAGCAACTTCAAGCCCAGCAATTTCAGCAATGCCTTCACTGGATTGCTCCTCGCCAGCAAAGTCTTCCCTCCGCTCGGGACAGGCttgggcacaggcagctgctacggcctctgctccagcactgagaGCACTCGTGGCTGCggctgggggagtggggtgggtgcctgggcaccctggcccagcagcccctctccagaTGCCAAACCTCTTGCCGGCAATCCTCCGGCAGCGACATGGGTGCCTGAGCCCCTCGGCCTGCGGGATGCGGTGCTTTGCCTGCCCCACTGTTGTCCCAAAAGTGGGGTCATTTACCCACTGTGCAAAATGCCAatataa